From one Paractinoplanes brasiliensis genomic stretch:
- a CDS encoding hydantoinase B/oxoprolinase family protein, producing MTELDGARVEVVRSYLLSAAEEMRATLIRTSFNPVIYEVHDFGLSLYDARMRPVAEATGLTSFLGANDYSLRKGVEYVGVENLHPGDVVLLNYPYWNAAHASDATLFAPVFDGETLIGFLCIRAHWMDLGAKDPGYVLDSTDMHQEGLIFPGTKVVSRGEPVHDVHELLRFNSRMPDAILGDLHAQISAIRTGERRLLEIYAKFGRETVLAAIDQIIADGEARTRSALAALPQGTWSAEDYLDDDGITDEPVKMRVTVTIADGTFRVDFAGSSPAVRGPINMPFGATEAICKVILKSLTSPHEPSNAGTVAPLEVRAEPGTLFHAVYPQPTFTLWTGIVAFELILKALAQGMPELLPASSGGDVPGFMMVGVHPDTGAMFAVSNNELVGWGGTADHDGMDAATHVSGSTGRGTPIEVMEARTGMFMERVEIRTDSGGAGKFRGGSGLRRDIKFVTPGEFLMVIKKTKTQPWALGGGLRPDPNQVVAFPGTDREQRISTKRLTVTPGDRVTLLTAGGGGHGLPADRDPALVKRDVAEGYVSAEAARDVYGVTLDD from the coding sequence ATGACCGAATTGGACGGAGCGCGTGTCGAGGTCGTGCGCAGCTATCTGCTGTCCGCGGCCGAGGAGATGCGGGCCACCCTCATCCGTACGTCGTTCAACCCGGTCATCTACGAGGTGCACGACTTCGGCCTTTCCCTGTACGACGCCCGGATGCGCCCGGTCGCCGAGGCCACCGGGCTCACCTCGTTCCTGGGGGCCAACGACTACTCGTTGCGCAAGGGCGTCGAGTACGTGGGGGTCGAGAACCTGCACCCGGGCGACGTGGTGCTGCTCAACTACCCGTACTGGAACGCCGCGCACGCCTCCGACGCCACGCTGTTCGCGCCGGTGTTCGACGGCGAGACCCTGATCGGCTTCCTGTGCATCCGGGCGCACTGGATGGACCTGGGCGCCAAGGACCCCGGGTACGTGCTCGACTCCACCGACATGCACCAGGAGGGCTTGATCTTCCCCGGCACGAAGGTCGTGTCCCGGGGCGAGCCGGTGCACGACGTCCACGAGCTGCTGCGGTTCAACTCCCGCATGCCCGACGCGATCCTCGGCGACCTGCACGCGCAGATCTCGGCCATCCGTACGGGCGAGCGCCGCCTGCTGGAGATCTATGCCAAGTTCGGCCGCGAGACCGTGCTGGCCGCGATCGACCAGATCATCGCCGACGGTGAGGCCCGTACGAGGTCGGCTCTGGCCGCGCTGCCACAGGGCACGTGGAGCGCCGAGGACTACCTGGACGACGACGGCATCACCGACGAGCCGGTCAAGATGCGGGTCACCGTCACCATCGCCGACGGGACGTTCCGGGTCGACTTCGCCGGCTCGTCCCCGGCCGTCCGCGGCCCGATCAACATGCCGTTCGGCGCCACCGAGGCCATCTGCAAGGTCATCCTCAAGTCGCTGACGTCGCCGCACGAGCCCTCCAACGCGGGCACGGTCGCGCCGCTGGAGGTGCGGGCCGAGCCGGGCACGCTGTTCCACGCGGTCTACCCGCAGCCCACGTTCACGCTGTGGACCGGCATCGTCGCGTTCGAGCTGATCCTCAAGGCGCTGGCCCAGGGCATGCCGGAACTGTTGCCGGCCAGCAGCGGCGGCGACGTGCCCGGGTTCATGATGGTCGGCGTCCATCCCGACACCGGCGCCATGTTCGCGGTCAGCAACAACGAGCTGGTCGGCTGGGGCGGCACGGCCGACCACGACGGCATGGACGCGGCCACCCACGTCAGCGGCAGCACCGGGCGCGGCACCCCGATCGAGGTGATGGAGGCCCGTACGGGGATGTTCATGGAGCGGGTCGAGATCCGCACCGACTCGGGCGGCGCCGGCAAGTTCCGCGGCGGCAGCGGCCTGCGCCGGGACATCAAGTTCGTCACTCCCGGCGAGTTCCTCATGGTCATCAAGAAGACCAAGACCCAGCCGTGGGCGCTCGGCGGCGGCCTGCGCCCCGATCCCAACCAGGTCGTCGCGTTCCCCGGCACCGACCGCGAGCAGCGGATCAGCACCAAGCGCCTGACCGTGACGCCGGGCGACCGGGTCACGCTGCTCACCGCGGGCGGCGGTGGTCACGGGCTCCCCGCCGATCGGGACCCCGCGCTGGTGAAGCGGGACGTCGCCGAGGGCTATGTGTCGGCGGAAGCGGCCCGTGACGTCTACGGGGTGACGCTCGATGACTGA
- a CDS encoding hydantoinase/oxoprolinase family protein — protein sequence MSIRLAVDIGGTFVDAMELDTRTGKVRFRKASTTPAHPAEGVLNAIAALGTDLSEVELFIHGTTLGLNAVLERRGGNTGIITNDGFRDIFLIGRGNVPTAHMYDFRYQRPESLVQRRFTAGVTGRLDYKGNVVDELDPDSVRAAARELVENQGVTSIAICFLHSFLDPAHEREAARIIREAHPGVSLSLSTDIVREYREYERTSTTVLEAYIRPIFERYVDELEKGLTDRGFAGRFLIMRSGGGSMTGTVAKTSPTHTVLSGPAGGIVGAAYLAAELGRDNMLTFDIGGTSLDACVIEKGNPVAAYEAQLEHFPLLIPTYDIRTIGAGGGSIAWLDRGLLKVGPQSAGAAPGPVCYGRGGTQPTVTDAAVVLGFVDPERFLAGTMGLADEAARDAIREQLAEPLNLPVADAAAGIFDVLLARTVGAVRQITVERGHDPRVFSLLAFGGAGPLLAPLLAREMGIGEVLVPFAPSGFSAWGMLSADIVNDFSRTVMTTLDGADLAQLEPLFSETEAEALASLAAQGVPDGEGVLERQFELRYLGQEHSLMVTVGSTLDADAVRKAFDELHHARYGHTMSNALQILNLRVRGIGRTSRPELPLVEPGGAATPRTHREAFDFGTRAVVPFAVYDRADLRAGNGFAGPALIDEGTSTTVVPSGQNVTVDEHGYLRVTLAEEASR from the coding sequence ATGAGCATCCGGCTGGCCGTGGACATCGGCGGCACCTTCGTCGACGCCATGGAGCTCGACACCCGTACGGGTAAGGTCCGCTTCCGCAAGGCCTCCACCACTCCCGCCCACCCGGCCGAGGGGGTGCTGAACGCGATCGCCGCGCTCGGCACCGACCTCAGTGAGGTGGAACTGTTCATCCACGGCACCACGCTCGGCCTCAACGCCGTGCTGGAGCGGCGCGGCGGCAACACCGGGATCATCACCAACGACGGCTTCCGCGACATCTTCCTGATCGGCCGGGGCAACGTGCCGACCGCGCACATGTACGACTTCCGTTACCAGCGCCCGGAAAGCCTTGTCCAGCGCAGGTTCACCGCGGGGGTCACGGGGCGCCTCGACTACAAGGGCAACGTCGTCGACGAGCTGGACCCGGACAGCGTGCGGGCCGCCGCGCGGGAGCTGGTCGAGAACCAGGGCGTCACGTCGATCGCGATCTGCTTCCTGCACTCGTTCCTCGACCCCGCCCACGAGCGGGAGGCGGCCCGGATCATCCGCGAGGCCCATCCCGGGGTGAGCCTGTCGCTGTCGACCGACATCGTGCGCGAGTACCGCGAGTACGAGCGGACCAGCACCACCGTGCTCGAGGCGTACATCCGGCCGATCTTCGAGCGGTACGTCGACGAGCTGGAGAAGGGCCTGACCGACCGGGGCTTCGCCGGGCGGTTCCTGATCATGCGGTCGGGTGGCGGCTCGATGACCGGAACCGTGGCCAAGACGTCACCGACCCACACTGTGCTCTCCGGGCCGGCGGGCGGCATCGTGGGCGCCGCTTACCTGGCCGCCGAGCTGGGCCGCGACAACATGCTGACGTTCGACATCGGCGGCACCTCGCTCGACGCCTGTGTGATCGAGAAGGGCAACCCGGTCGCCGCGTACGAGGCTCAGCTCGAGCATTTCCCGCTGCTGATCCCCACGTACGACATCCGCACGATCGGCGCGGGCGGCGGCTCGATCGCGTGGCTGGACCGCGGGCTGCTCAAGGTGGGCCCGCAGAGCGCCGGCGCCGCCCCGGGGCCGGTCTGCTACGGCCGTGGCGGCACCCAGCCGACCGTCACCGACGCCGCCGTGGTGCTCGGTTTCGTCGACCCGGAACGCTTCCTCGCCGGAACGATGGGGCTGGCCGACGAGGCCGCCCGCGACGCGATCCGGGAGCAGCTGGCCGAGCCGCTGAACCTGCCGGTGGCCGACGCCGCGGCCGGCATCTTCGACGTGCTGCTGGCCAGGACGGTCGGCGCGGTCCGCCAGATCACCGTCGAACGCGGCCACGACCCGCGAGTGTTCTCGCTGCTCGCGTTCGGTGGCGCGGGTCCGCTGCTGGCGCCGTTGCTGGCCCGCGAGATGGGCATCGGCGAGGTGCTGGTGCCGTTCGCGCCGTCGGGTTTCTCGGCGTGGGGCATGCTCAGCGCCGACATCGTCAACGACTTCTCCCGTACGGTGATGACCACGCTGGACGGCGCCGACCTCGCCCAGCTGGAGCCGCTGTTCTCCGAGACGGAGGCCGAGGCGCTCGCTTCCCTGGCCGCGCAGGGCGTGCCCGACGGCGAGGGCGTGCTGGAGCGGCAGTTCGAGCTGCGCTACCTGGGCCAGGAGCACAGCCTGATGGTCACGGTCGGTTCCACGCTGGACGCCGATGCCGTGCGGAAGGCCTTCGACGAGCTGCACCACGCCCGCTACGGCCACACGATGAGCAACGCGTTGCAGATCCTCAATTTGCGCGTACGCGGGATCGGGCGCACGTCACGGCCGGAGCTCCCGCTCGTCGAGCCCGGCGGCGCTGCCACACCCCGTACGCATCGGGAAGCCTTTGACTTCGGCACGCGAGCCGTCGTGCCGTTCGCCGTCTACGACCGCGCCGATCTGAGGGCCGGCAACGGTTTCGCCGGTCCCGCCCTGATCGACGAGGGCACGTCCACCACGGTCGTCCCGAGCGGCCAGAACGTGACCGTCGACGAGCACGGCTACCTGCGCGTGACGCTCGCCGAGGAGGCTTCGCGATGA
- a CDS encoding ABC transporter ATP-binding protein has product MLDIENLSVVIRRPGRQVAALSDVSFTVAGGEVVGLVGESGGGKSMVARAVVGMLPSGSHATGRVGFDGDDVLRMDRAALAHHRGRGAAICFQNPRGALSPTRTVGRQLIDRLATHQNMTGDRARETAKELFAAVGIRNPVRRLEAYPHELSGGMAQRVMISLATGCAPGLLIADEPTTGLDVTLTREILHQFRHAADTDGRGVLLISHDLASIAEVCDRVVVLYAGTVVESGPASRVLRTPAHPYTRALLRSVPDVGGGRVVPTPGGMPLMTAAPHDCPFAPRCAHATDSCRTTRPELSPLAEGWSLACYHPQEGPLFPPRTPVVSLYGDKPDSGAVEAGIARGDATLRPASPGPLSRLYGEKSGAGAVGDGGPVRKEIEEPGSGSAAVGEAGSDSRAVAEAGSGGEAVGRTGPGAGTALDGVEPDLRVDGPGPGAAGETGAAEGGRVVLRVADAHVVYRSRFGSGGHHALRGVSLELKAGETLGVVGESGCGKSTLAKLIMGLVEPSEGSVTVAGKDVRKLSRAERTRAQMVFQDPIGSLSPRRTVADSIAEPLRAAKVPTAERARKVEAALGRMELDGSILQRYPHELSGGQAQRAGIARALVGEPDLIVFDEPTSALDVTVQAQILDVIANVAADAGHGSVFISHDLATVRGFADRVVVLYLGRVVEEGPVDEVFDRPKHPYTRALLGSAPRLGETRAADVELVKDLDEADAAAGCPLAARCPFVTDTCRSQEQTLQPYGVSRAACWRVPELPALIEKS; this is encoded by the coding sequence GGACCGGGCGGCCCTGGCCCACCACCGCGGCCGCGGCGCGGCGATCTGCTTCCAGAACCCTCGTGGCGCGCTCAGCCCTACCCGTACGGTGGGGCGCCAGCTGATCGACCGCCTGGCCACCCACCAGAACATGACCGGCGACCGCGCCCGCGAGACCGCCAAGGAACTGTTCGCGGCCGTGGGCATCCGCAACCCCGTACGGCGTCTGGAGGCCTACCCCCACGAGTTGTCGGGCGGCATGGCCCAGCGCGTGATGATCAGCCTGGCCACCGGTTGCGCCCCCGGCCTGCTGATCGCGGACGAACCCACCACCGGCCTCGACGTCACCCTGACCCGCGAAATCCTCCACCAGTTCCGCCACGCCGCCGACACCGACGGTCGCGGCGTCCTGCTCATCAGCCACGACCTGGCCTCGATCGCCGAGGTCTGCGACCGCGTGGTGGTCCTCTACGCCGGCACGGTCGTCGAGTCGGGCCCAGCCTCCCGAGTCCTACGCACGCCGGCACACCCCTACACACGCGCCCTGCTCCGCTCAGTCCCCGACGTGGGCGGCGGTCGCGTGGTCCCCACTCCTGGCGGCATGCCGTTGATGACGGCCGCCCCGCACGACTGCCCGTTCGCGCCACGCTGCGCCCACGCGACGGACTCGTGCCGCACTACCCGCCCCGAACTGTCACCGCTCGCCGAAGGCTGGTCCCTGGCGTGCTACCACCCGCAGGAGGGCCCACTCTTCCCGCCGCGGACGCCCGTCGTGAGCCTTTATGGCGATAAACCGGATAGTGGCGCGGTGGAGGCGGGGATTGCTCGCGGGGATGCGACCCTCCGCCCCGCAAGTCCAGGCCCACTCAGTCGGCTGTATGGCGAAAAATCGGGTGCGGGGGCAGTTGGGGACGGAGGGCCGGTCCGGAAGGAAATCGAGGAGCCGGGTTCTGGCAGTGCGGCAGTTGGAGAGGCCGGCTCGGACAGCCGGGCAGTTGCGGAGGCCGGTTCAGGCGGCGAAGCCGTAGGGAGGACCGGTCCGGGCGCGGGGACCGCGCTCGACGGCGTCGAGCCGGATCTGCGGGTGGACGGTCCAGGGCCGGGGGCCGCGGGCGAGACCGGTGCTGCCGAGGGCGGGCGGGTCGTTCTGCGCGTCGCGGATGCCCACGTCGTCTATCGCAGCCGGTTCGGCTCGGGCGGGCACCACGCGCTGCGGGGGGTCAGTCTGGAACTCAAGGCCGGCGAGACGCTCGGCGTTGTCGGGGAGAGCGGCTGCGGCAAGAGCACCCTGGCCAAGCTCATCATGGGGCTGGTTGAGCCGTCGGAAGGGTCCGTCACGGTCGCCGGCAAGGATGTCAGGAAGCTGAGCCGCGCCGAGCGGACCCGGGCTCAGATGGTGTTCCAGGACCCGATCGGCTCATTGAGCCCCCGGCGTACGGTGGCCGACTCCATCGCCGAGCCGTTGCGTGCGGCCAAGGTCCCCACGGCCGAGCGCGCGAGGAAGGTCGAGGCGGCGCTCGGGCGGATGGAGCTCGACGGCTCGATTCTCCAGCGTTACCCGCATGAGCTCTCGGGTGGGCAAGCGCAGCGCGCCGGGATTGCGCGGGCGCTTGTGGGGGAGCCTGACCTGATTGTTTTCGACGAGCCGACCAGTGCGCTCGACGTCACCGTGCAGGCGCAGATCCTCGATGTCATCGCGAATGTGGCGGCCGACGCGGGGCACGGGTCGGTGTTCATCTCGCACGACCTCGCCACGGTGCGCGGGTTCGCCGATCGGGTCGTGGTGCTCTACCTCGGGCGTGTCGTCGAGGAAGGTCCGGTGGACGAGGTCTTCGACCGGCCCAAGCACCCGTACACCCGCGCTTTGCTCGGCAGCGCGCCGCGGCTCGGTGAGACCCGGGCGGCCGACGTCGAACTGGTCAAGGACCTGGACGAGGCGGACGCCGCCGCTGGTTGCCCGCTGGCGGCCCGCTGCCCGTTCGTCACCGACACCTGCCGGTCGCAGGAACAGACCCTTCAGCCGTACGGCGTGAGCCGGGCCGCCTGCTGGCGTGTGCCCGAGCTTCCCGCCCTGATCGAAAAGAGCTGA